GTCCAAACCGTGAATATAGAAGCGCTGCGCAAGGGGCGTCAAGACCGAGTCGCCGGCGGCGCTAGCATGGACGTCTCGCCCGAAGCTCGCAGTTCGCCTGGTTTCGCAACGGATTCGGCCCCCTAAACCGCAGTCGCTAACTTGGACAATTGCCTGCGGCGAAGATTGTTCGTTGACAAAACGCACGGAAGCGTGGTCGATTGCCGTACGGCGAAGAGGAAATTGGCGCTCCTCACGAATCTGCCGGACGCTGGCTCGATCACGAGTCAGTATCTCCAGTTGGCTTCGACGCTCTTTGACAATTTGCATCTCAAGACGCGGCCACCAAGCTACCCAATTTAACACCCAGGCAATTTGGGTAGGTTGATAAAAATGCCGCGGTCCGGTCCTATGTCGGGTCGTCGGACGCACATGGATTCTTACCGTGTCCAACTATGAAAAATCGGTGGCCTTGCCCTGCTCCGCTCGTTACTTCTCGCAAGCTTCGCAAATACCCCACCTCAATCTTGCCATACGACGAGGGGCCCGGTTGCGGAAACCGCGTCTTGCAAATTACGATCTTTCAGGACTGACGAACAACCCAGCGTCGGCTAGTAACCCATCGCTTTTAGCTCTCTCGGTGCAAGGAAGTACGGACTCCGTGAGCGGACTTAATCAGGCCCAACTTGACGCGGTCAACACGCTTTCGGGCCCGATGCTCGTCTTGGCGGGCGCCGGCAGCGGCAAAACCCGCGTCGTGACGTTTCGGATCGCGAATCTCATCAAACATGGGGTTCGGCCGAGTCGTATCTTGGCGGTGACCTTCACCAATAAAGCGGCCGCCGAAATGCGCGAACGCGCACTCGAATTGCTCGGAAAAAAGGGGACCGAGCAACCGGTCGTGTCAACGTTTCACTCGCATTGCGTCCGCGTCTTGCGACGGCATATCAATCGTTTGGGCTATCCGCTGAAATTTGCGATTTATGATCGCGGCGACCAAGAATCGGTCATTCGCGCCGCGCTGCGCGAAATCCGTGTCGCCAACGAATCGCTTCGCCCCGGCGACGCGCTGAACAACATCAGCCGCTGGAAGACCGCCGGGATTCGCCCAGCGGAAGCGGTTGGACACGCGCAGACCGACAAAGAGCATCTCTCGGCGATGGCCTACCGCCGTTACCAAAACACGCTGAAAACCTGCGGCGCGGTCGACTTTGACGATCTGTTGCTGCTGACCGAAGAGTTGTTCACCGAGCATGACGACATCCGCGACGAAGAAGCGTCGCAATTTGATCACTTGATGATCGACGAATACCAAGACACCAACGGCAGCCAGTATCGAATTGTCCGCGGTCTGGCCGAAGCGCACCGTAATCTGTGCGTGGTCGGCGACGACGATCAATCGATCTACTCGTGGCGCGGCGCCGAAGTGCAGCACATCCTCCGCTTTCAGCATGACTGGCCCGAAGCCAAGGTCATTTATCTGAAAGACAACTATCGCTGCACCGCCGCGATCCTGGAACTGGCGAATCGCCTGATTCAGTTCAATTCAACACGCTACGACAAAGATCTCGAAGCGGCTCGCTTCGGCGGCGAACGCCCGCAGATTTGGCAATTCAAAGACGAAGAAAAAGAGGCCGAAGAAGTCGTCAAAGATATTGCTCGGAAGTTGTCAGAACCAGAATTTGAACCTCGCGATTTTGCGATCTTGTTTCGAACTAACGAGCAGCCGCGCGCGTTCGAGCAACAGTTGCGAAGTATGAAAATTCCGTACATTTTGATCGGCGGCATGTCGTTCTTTGATCGGAAAGAAGTCCGCGATTTAATCTCTTACCTGAAGGTGATCCATTCGCCGATTGACGAAGTTTCGCTGCTCCGAATCTTAAACACTCCGCCCCGCGGCATCGGACAACAGACGGTCAAAACGCTGATGGACACGGCGGTGACCGAAGGCGTACCGTTGTGGGAAGTCTTTCCGAAGGTACGTTCGATCCGAAATATCTCGGAAAACGCGGCCAACGCGGTGATTGACTTTTCTGCCCTGATTCGCCGTTATCAGAAGCGTTTCGAGACCGAACCGATGTCGCACGTCGTCCGTTCGCTGATCGGCGACATTCGCTATCAAAAAGAGTTGGAACGACTCTATCCCGATCCGAACGATCGCGAGTCGCGCGAGATGGCGATCGAGCAGGTGGTCAACGCCGTCAGCGCCTTTGAAACGAACAAGAAGAAACCGACGCTCGGCGGATTCTTGGACGACTCGGCCCTTTCTGGCGGCGACTTTGACAACGAAAAGGAAAAGCAACTGCAGCGAAACGGCGTCGTCTTGATGACGCTGCACGCGGCCAAGGGACTGGAGTTTCCAAACGTTTATCTGGTCGGCATGGAAGAAGGAATTTTGCCGCACGCGCGCAGCGTGAAAGAAGAAGGAGCGGCGGTCGAAGAAGAACGCCGACTTTGTTACGTCGGCATTACCCGGGCCCAAGATCGCTTGACCTTCTCGCTGGCGACCTCGCGCAAGCGATGGGGAAAACCACGCCCGACCGACACCAGCCGGTTCTTATATGAAATCACCGGCCAGGCCGAGAACGCCGCAAAGTCGGCCCAAATGGCGAAGTCGCCGCGCGATCGCGTGAAGAGCGCCGGCAAGCGGGCTTAGGAGCATTGCAGACGTAATATTCTTCGCAGCCCGACGCGCGAGTTTTGAGGTTGCGCTATTTCGAATCAATCGAACACTAGCCCGCCAGCGCCAGCGAGGGAATACGGTTCGCCACTTCAATCCGTGTTAGGATCGCCAACTCTATTCCCTCGCTGGCGCTGGCGGGCTAGTGTGACGATTTTCGGTGGATTCAGACCCTGTTTTATCGTGCTTTACCCGTGTTCAACACTTCCTGAATTGCCAAATAGCGCAATCTCAAAACGCGCGCTTCGGGCTACGAAGAAAGTGGGGCTTGGTTCACAATTGATACCGCTGCCTACGCTGCCCCTTCTTGTCGTTTTTTCCGTAACAAGGCCGGATCCAGATCGGGATGCCCTTCCCACCAGATTTTTGGGGAGTCCCAGCCGAATTCGTTATCGGACGGGAGAGGACGTTTCGGCGGAGTAGGCTCCGGCTCTGGTTCGACGACGATCATTTCCGGTTGCGGTTCTGGTTCGGACTTCACTTCGATCACCAGATCGACGACTTCCGGCAGCGCGACGACCGGCAGCGGAATCTCGATGCTTTGGATCGACGGCTCCGGTTCCTCCCAGAGGTCGTCCAGTGCGATGCTGACCATGTCGACTTCGGCCGCATCTTTCAGCTGGTAATCGGCGTTCGGAACCAGGTCGAAGACCGGCTCTGGTTCTTCGTGCTCGCTCCGCTCGAGATAGTACTCGGCGTCGATCAGTTGAATCGGCAACGACTCAGGCTCGACGATCGGGCCGCGATCGGCCAGCGACAGGTCCTCTTCGACAACTGGTTTCGGCTTCGGCTTGATGCTGTTGGTGAGCGGATACACTTCCAGATACGGGATGATCGGCAGCACTACTTTGAACGGCGGCTTCTTGACGACCGGAGGAACGATGATCGGCTCTTCGGCGATTGGTTCCGGCTCGACGACTTCCTCGACAACTTCTTCCGCAACCGGCGCGGGCAAACGGGCTGGCTCGGGACGGCAAACGCCGGTCACTTGCGGCAGCACGCGAACATCGCCGCCCAGGTTCTGGAAGATCTCCATGATATGTTCGTGACAGGTGAAGACGAGCGTTTGATGCCCTTCGTTGGCGAAGCTCATCAGCACTTCGGCGGTCGCTTTACAACGTTTCGAGTCAAAGTTGACCATGACGTCGTCCAAGATCACCGGCAGCACGCGACCTTGGCGAGCAAAAGTGCGAACCAACGCCAGACGAACGCTGAGGAAGACCTGCTCGCGGGTACCTTCGCTCAAGTGTTCGAGCGACTTCGATCGTCCTTTGGCGTCTTCGACATAGAGCGTGTTTTCGCTGAGCGGCGTCCAGATGCGGACATACTTGCTGAGCGACAGTTTTTCCATGAAGATCGACGCCATCTTCAGCGTTTCGGGCTGACGCTGCGTTTCGTAGATGCGGCGAATTTGATCGAGAATGTTGGCCGTCACGGCGAGCGACTGCCAACGTTCGATCGCTTGTTCGATCTGCGTGCTCACTTCGTTCAGCTCTAACTGGGCCAAACAAAGGCGATCGTTTTCTTCCAGCGATTCCAGCTGAGCTTTCAATTCGCCGCTACGCTCGTAGCCCTCCTTTAGGCTGCGTTGCGTTTGCTCAAACTCTTGCAGAAGTTCGGCCAGTTCCTTCTCGGCATCGGCGGCCGATAGTTCCGCCAGGAACTCTTCGACCGTCTCCAGCGATGCGGCGCCCAGTTTGGCGACAATCTTCTCTTCGACTTCTTCCAGGTCTAACAGCAAGCCGTTGATCCGGTTCGCCTTGTCGAGCAGTTTGCGATAGCCCTCTTCGTCTTCGACGCCTGCTTCGTCCAGGATCTCTTGGCGCTGTTTGGCCGCTTTGCGCATTTCGCCGGCGGTCTTTTTGAACTCATCTTTGATCTTTTGGGCGCGGCCCCGCAGATCGGTGCGCAGTTCCGATTGGTTCTGCTGGCGCTCTAGTTCGGACTGCAGGCGATCGAGTTGCTCCAGGCCATCCTTCGCGTTCTTCAAACCCAGCTCACCGGCCAACTGCGTGATGCGTGATTCGACCGCGTGCAGTTCATCGGTGCGCTGCTTCTCTTGATCTTGCAGCGACTTCAAATCTTTCCGCTTTTCGTGGATGTGGGCCAGGATGCGAGCCAAGACCTTGATCCGGTCAGGCTGCAAATCATCAGGCAGGTCCAACGCCCGCAGCGCGTCGCGCCAACGACGGCGAGCATTGTTGACCGCGTGCTCGGCGTCTTGAATCGTCTTCGACGCGTAGTCGCTCTTTTGCTTCGCTTCGCCGGCTCGATTGCCGAGCGGAATGAGCCCTTCTAGATGAGCCAGATGATCTTCGGCCGATTGCAGACGAGCGACCAGCGGCCCGCCCCCTTTCGGCAGCACTTGATCAAATTCGTCTCGTTCTTCGACCGCTTTGTGCAGTTGAACGTTGACCAGTTCAAACTGTCGCTTCACTCCGCTGAGGTTTTGCTTGACCGATCGCTCCATCGTCACCTTCGTAAAGATAACACCGAAGATGAAGACGCAACCAAACAAGGGAAGCGTCCCTGAAATCTCGGGGATGCTGATCGCGGCGCCAAAAATAAAGAGCAAAATCAACAACACGCCTACCGAGAAAGTCAGACCAAGCAAGGCCAACAACGGCCGAGGCAGAATCTGATTTTCGAGCAGATCGGCCGATTCGATTTCGGCCTCGCGACGCTGGAACTCCAGCTTGTCGATCTTTTCTTCAACCTGAATGCGGCGGCGAAGTAGGTTGACCAGTTCGCCTGCTTTGTCGATTGCGACACTCAGGTCATCTTCGCCTAGATTGGCGAGCGATTTATCGACCTCGGTTTGCGCCGACTCAAGTTCATCTTCGTGCGACGAGACGGTTCGCTTCGACTCTTCGTGACGATGAATCTCTTGCTCAAGCGTCTGCATCGGCGCTTTGAGCGATTTCAATTGCTTGGGAGTCAGATCAGGACGTCGGCCTTGGCCGAGCGTTACGCCGGTGTTCTCCCAAGCCGCTTCGATCTCGCGCTGGACGTCTTCGATCTCTTCCTGAACGCCGGAGATCTGCTTGCGAATCGCGACGATCCAGTGACGTTGTTCGCCGAGCGCGTCAACACGCGCCGCATGTCGCGAGAGTTCGCGATTGAGCGGGATCGACTCGTGCTCGGTGAAGAGCGCTTTATACTGCGACCGCAATTCGGTGCAGCGTCCTTTGCGCCGCGCGACTCGTTCTCGCAATTGGTTGAGTTGGTTCAAACTCTCTTCGGCGACATCGGGGATCTCGCCAGCTTCGTCGATCTTGGCCGTCAGAGACTCGCGACGTTCGATTTCGCTGCGCAGATCTTCGGCCAATTCGATAAATTCAGTGCGTTCGGTAATCGCGACCGATTTCTGCTGCTGTTGCTCTATCTGCACGGCGGCGCTGCGCTGCTGTTGCAGCACTTGGCCCCATTGCTGGGTCGCG
The nucleotide sequence above comes from Blastopirellula sp. J2-11. Encoded proteins:
- a CDS encoding AAA family ATPase, whose translation is MQLNQVNIDGFGVWRGLRIEELSPTVTVFFGHNEAGKSTLLNFLRTMLYGIDLSEERRYLPPVNGGQPGGSLNIRGTLGRFQVVRLWDERTFEENAWIVAPDGSRQSRTQLEALLEGVDRYTYNNIFAVGLREIQLLATLDDSHAAQKIYELTSGLDRISLAEVVRRLEISREALISHDGADCIIDQLLDQHVSLKKEVEEQRTATQQWGQVLQQQRSAAVQIEQQQQKSVAITERTEFIELAEDLRSEIERRESLTAKIDEAGEIPDVAEESLNQLNQLRERVARRKGRCTELRSQYKALFTEHESIPLNRELSRHAARVDALGEQRHWIVAIRKQISGVQEEIEDVQREIEAAWENTGVTLGQGRRPDLTPKQLKSLKAPMQTLEQEIHRHEESKRTVSSHEDELESAQTEVDKSLANLGEDDLSVAIDKAGELVNLLRRRIQVEEKIDKLEFQRREAEIESADLLENQILPRPLLALLGLTFSVGVLLILLFIFGAAISIPEISGTLPLFGCVFIFGVIFTKVTMERSVKQNLSGVKRQFELVNVQLHKAVEERDEFDQVLPKGGGPLVARLQSAEDHLAHLEGLIPLGNRAGEAKQKSDYASKTIQDAEHAVNNARRRWRDALRALDLPDDLQPDRIKVLARILAHIHEKRKDLKSLQDQEKQRTDELHAVESRITQLAGELGLKNAKDGLEQLDRLQSELERQQNQSELRTDLRGRAQKIKDEFKKTAGEMRKAAKQRQEILDEAGVEDEEGYRKLLDKANRINGLLLDLEEVEEKIVAKLGAASLETVEEFLAELSAADAEKELAELLQEFEQTQRSLKEGYERSGELKAQLESLEENDRLCLAQLELNEVSTQIEQAIERWQSLAVTANILDQIRRIYETQRQPETLKMASIFMEKLSLSKYVRIWTPLSENTLYVEDAKGRSKSLEHLSEGTREQVFLSVRLALVRTFARQGRVLPVILDDVMVNFDSKRCKATAEVLMSFANEGHQTLVFTCHEHIMEIFQNLGGDVRVLPQVTGVCRPEPARLPAPVAEEVVEEVVEPEPIAEEPIIVPPVVKKPPFKVVLPIIPYLEVYPLTNSIKPKPKPVVEEDLSLADRGPIVEPESLPIQLIDAEYYLERSEHEEPEPVFDLVPNADYQLKDAAEVDMVSIALDDLWEEPEPSIQSIEIPLPVVALPEVVDLVIEVKSEPEPQPEMIVVEPEPEPTPPKRPLPSDNEFGWDSPKIWWEGHPDLDPALLRKKRQEGAA
- a CDS encoding ATP-dependent helicase → MSGLNQAQLDAVNTLSGPMLVLAGAGSGKTRVVTFRIANLIKHGVRPSRILAVTFTNKAAAEMRERALELLGKKGTEQPVVSTFHSHCVRVLRRHINRLGYPLKFAIYDRGDQESVIRAALREIRVANESLRPGDALNNISRWKTAGIRPAEAVGHAQTDKEHLSAMAYRRYQNTLKTCGAVDFDDLLLLTEELFTEHDDIRDEEASQFDHLMIDEYQDTNGSQYRIVRGLAEAHRNLCVVGDDDQSIYSWRGAEVQHILRFQHDWPEAKVIYLKDNYRCTAAILELANRLIQFNSTRYDKDLEAARFGGERPQIWQFKDEEKEAEEVVKDIARKLSEPEFEPRDFAILFRTNEQPRAFEQQLRSMKIPYILIGGMSFFDRKEVRDLISYLKVIHSPIDEVSLLRILNTPPRGIGQQTVKTLMDTAVTEGVPLWEVFPKVRSIRNISENAANAVIDFSALIRRYQKRFETEPMSHVVRSLIGDIRYQKELERLYPDPNDRESREMAIEQVVNAVSAFETNKKKPTLGGFLDDSALSGGDFDNEKEKQLQRNGVVLMTLHAAKGLEFPNVYLVGMEEGILPHARSVKEEGAAVEEERRLCYVGITRAQDRLTFSLATSRKRWGKPRPTDTSRFLYEITGQAENAAKSAQMAKSPRDRVKSAGKRA